A genome region from Candidatus Methylomirabilota bacterium includes the following:
- a CDS encoding UDP binding domain-containing protein, which produces MAGFAASLQAQLIDAPTVGVIGLGYVGLPLAVAFAESGATVIGAASTKPFGYMPFHPGPGLGGHCLPSDPHYLSWRVRLAGYDPRFIGFADEINSHMPDYVVQLVADALNDRERAVRGARILVLGVAYKADIADTRDSPALEIIAALRRKGARVAYHDPLVPEL; this is translated from the coding sequence ATGGCCGGCTTCGCCGCGAGCTTGCAGGCGCAGCTGATCGACGCACCCACGGTCGGCGTGATCGGCCTGGGGTACGTTGGGCTGCCCCTGGCCGTGGCCTTCGCCGAGTCGGGCGCCACGGTGATCGGCGCGGCCTCCACCAAGCCGTTCGGCTACATGCCCTTCCACCCCGGGCCGGGACTGGGCGGGCACTGTTTGCCGTCCGATCCGCACTACCTCAGCTGGCGCGTCCGCCTGGCCGGCTACGATCCGCGCTTCATCGGCTTCGCCGACGAGATCAACTCTCATATGCCGGACTACGTCGTCCAGCTCGTCGCCGACGCCCTCAACGACCGCGAGCGCGCCGTGCGCGGGGCCCGGATCCTGGTCCTGGGGGTGGCGTACAAGGCCGACATCGCCGACACGCGCGACTCGCCGGCCCTGGAGATCATCGCCGCCCTCCGGCGCAAGGGGGCCCGCGTCGCCTATCACGACCCCCTGGTTCCCGAGCTGG